A window of the Brassica napus cultivar Da-Ae chromosome C5, Da-Ae, whole genome shotgun sequence genome harbors these coding sequences:
- the LOC106430981 gene encoding probable apyrase 5 isoform X1 has product MKPEIEEDTLKVQMIPVHRKSSTTYVFTTKSESKPTKPILLLVLGLFLSIAITLAFLFVLYMILFSGWNPRSSFRYSVVIDAGSSGSRAHVFRYWLESGKPVFDFGEENYASLKLSPGLSSYADNPQGASVSVAELVEFAKGRVPKEMLKKSEIRLMATAGMRLLDVSVQEEILEVTRGVLRSSGFKFQDEWASVISGFDEGMYAWVVANYALGSLGGDPLHTTGIVELGGASAQVTFVSSETAPPGFSRTISYGGVSYKIYSHSFLHYGQDEAQEEILKSLQNSAANKDGIVTDPCTPKGYVYDNNSVLAAGNYSACRSVTLAKLQDGKENCAFEQCSIGSTFTPDLQGKFLATENFYHTSKFFGLDEKDWLSEMIKAGKSFCGEEWSKLKEKYPTTKEKYLDGYCFSSAYIISMLHDSLGFALDDERIEFANKAGEKGIALDWALGAFILNTDTTISAYNGRSRKMLG; this is encoded by the exons atgaaaccgGAGATTGAGGAGGATACTCTCAAGGTTCAGATGATACCTGTCCACCGCAAATCTTCGACGACCTACGTTTTCACCACTAAGTCCGAGTCAAAGCCCACGAAACCGATTCTCCTGCTAGTCCTCGGCCTATTCCTTTCCATCGCCATCACGCTGGCGTTTCTCTTTGTTCTCTACATGATTCTCTTCTCCGGATGGAATCCGAGAAGCTCGTTCCGTTACAGCGTAGTCATCGACGCCGGAAGCTCCGGGTCACGAGCTCATGTGTTCCGCTACTGGCTCGAATCCGGTAAACCGGTTTTCGACTTCGGTGAGGAGAACTACGCTAGCTTGAAGCTGAGTCCTGGTTTGTCTTCGTACGCTGATAACCCGCAAGGAGCGAGCGTCTCCGTGGCGGAGCTTGTGGAGTTCGCTAAAGGGAGAGTTCCTAAAGAGATGTTGAAGAAGAGTGAGATTAGGTTGATGGCTACGGCTGGGATGAGATTGCTTGATGTTAGTGTTCAGGAAGAGATTCTTGAAGTTACGAGAGGAGTTCTTAGATCTTCTGGGTTTAAGTTTCAAGACGAATGGGCTTCGGTTATCTCCG GATTTGATGAAGGGATGTATGCTTGGGTGGTTGCGAACTATGCACTTGGTTCTCTTGGAGGAGACCCGTTACATACAACGGGGATTGTTGAACTCGGTGGGGCTTCTGCTCAG GTGACATTTGTGTCAAGTGAGACTGCACCTCCTGGGTTCTCTCGTACGATATCCTATGGAGGTGTTTCTTACAAAATCTACAGTCACAGCTTCCTCCACTATGGACAG GATGAAGCACAGGAAGAGATATTGAAATCACTCCAGAACTCTG CTGCAAACAAAGATGGAATAGTTACTGATCCTTGTACTCCTAAAGGATACGTTTACGACAACAACTCAGTTCTAGCTGCTGGTAATTACTCAGCATGCCGATCGGTTACATTGGCAAAGTTGCAAGACGGAAAGG AGAATTGTGCTTTTGAGCAATGTTCTATTGGTTCAACATTCACACCTGATCTTCAAGGAAAGTTTTTAGCTACAGAAAATTTCTACCACACCTCCAAG TTCTTTGGGTTGGACGAGAAGGATTGGCTGTCTGAAATGATTAAAGCTGGAAAGAGTTTCTGTGGAGAAGAATGGTCGAAGTTGAAAGAGAAATACCCAACaactaaagaaaaatatttggatgGATATTGCTTCTCATCTGCATATATCATCTCAATGCTTCACGACAgccttggttttgctcttgatGATGAAAG AATTGAGTTTGCAAATAAAGCAGGAGAAAAAGGAATTGCACTAGATTGGGCACTGGGAGCGTTTATACTAAACACTGACACAACCATTTCTGCTTACAATGGTAGATCTAGAAAAATGCTTGGCT
- the LOC106430984 gene encoding probable apyrase 4 codes for MQRSHARSRLKHKSDMDPLHLHTQPGQRSSLAKPKCKPKKSIILIIVGSAAIALIISFVCYTFLLSGRNRRVSLRYSVVIDGGSSGTRVHVFGYRIESGNPVFDFSGDDGYASMKLSPGLSSYAGDPEGASVSVAELVEFAKGRVPKRVLKESEIRLMATAGMRLLEASVQERILQVTRRVLRSSGFKFRDESASVISGSDEGVYAWVVANYALGSLGGDPLQTTGIAELGGASAQVTFVSSEHVPSEFLRTITYGNVSYRIYSHSFLNLGQDAAHEKLWESLNNLAANSTEKGIVTDPCTPKGYILDKNSTGEGVVLPGESKFTDSLQAAGNFSKCRSAAFNILQEGKEKCHYKHCSIGSTFTPNLRGSFLATENFFHTSKFFALREKDWLSAMISAGESFCGDDWSKLKVKHPTFKDESLLRYCFSSAYIVSMLHDSLGVALDDQRVEFASEAGEKGIPLDWALGAFILNTATAISDNSGKSRKILLE; via the exons ATGCAACGATCTCATGCTCGTTCCAGGTTGAAACACAAATCCGATATGGATCCTCTCCACCTTCATACTCAACCTGGCCAACGATCATCGCTCGCCAAACCCAAGTGTAAACCGAAGAAATCGATTATCCTCATAATCGTCGGTTCCGCCGCCATCGCTTTAATTATATCCTTCGTTTGCTATACATTTCTACTCTCCGGGAGGAATCGGAGAGTTTCGCTTCGTTACAGCGTCGTGATCGACGGCGGGAGCTCGGGGACCCGAGTTCACGTGTTCGGGTACCGGATTGAATCCGGAAACCCGGTTTTCGATTTCAGCGGAGATGACGGCTACGCTAGTATGAAGCTGAGTCCTGGTTTGTCTTCTTACGCTGGTGATCCGGAGGGAGCGAGCGTTTCGGTGGCGGAGCTTGTGGAGTTCGCGAAAGGGAGAGTTCCGAAGAGAGTGTTGAAGGAGAGTGAGATTAGGTTGATGGCCACCGCTGGGATGAGATTGCTTGAAGCTAGTGTTCAGGAACGGATTCTTCAAGTTACTAGAAGAGTTCTTAGATCTTCTGGGTTTAAGTTCCGAGACGAATCCGCCTCGGTTATCTCCG gatcTGATGAAGGTGTATATGCTTGGGTTGTTGCGAACTATGCACTTGGTTCTCTAGGAGGTGATCCGTTGCAAACAACGGGGATTGCTGAACTTGGTGGGGCTTCTGCTCAG GTGACATTTGTGTCAAGTGAGCATGTGCCTTCTGAGTTCTTGCGTACGATAACTTATGGTAACGTTTCATACAGAATCTACAGCCACAGCTTCCTCAACCTTGGGCAG GATGCAGCACATGAGAAACTATGGGAATCACTCAACAACTTAG CTGCAAACTCTACAGAAAAAGGAATAGTTACTGATCCTTGTACTCCTAAAGGATATATACTCGACAAAAACTCCACAGGGGAGGGAGTAGTCTTACCTGGAGAAAGCAAATTTACAGACTCACTTCAAGCTGCTGGTAATTTCTCAAAGTGCCGATCAGCTGCATTCAACATCTTACAGGAAGGAAAAG AGAAATGTCATTATAAGCATTGTTCTATTGGATCAACGTTCACACCTAATCTTCGAGGAAGTTTTTTGGCTACGGAGAATTTCTTCCACACCTCAAAG TTTTTTGCGTTGAGAGAAAAAGATTGGCTATCTGCAATGATTTCAGCCGGAGAGAGTTTTTGTGGAGATGATTGGTCGAAGTTGAAAGTGAAACATCCAACATTCAAAGACGAGAGTTTGCTTCGGTATTGTTTCTCATCAGCATATATTGTCTCAATGCTTCACGACAGTCTTGGTGTTGCTCTTGATGATCAAAG AGTCGAGTTTGCAAGTGAAGCAGGAGAGAAAGGCATACCACTAGATTGGGCATTAGGAGCGTTTATACTAAACACTGCAACAGCCATTTCTGATAACAGTGGTAAATCTAGAAAAATTCTTCTTGAGTAA
- the LOC106430981 gene encoding probable apyrase 5 isoform X2 has protein sequence MKPEIEEDTLKVQMIPVHRKSSTTYVFTTKSESKPTKPILLLVLGLFLSIAITLAFLFVLYMILFSGWNPRSSFRYSVVIDAGSSGSRAHVFRYWLESGKPVFDFGEENYASLKLSPGLSSYADNPQGASVSVAELVEFAKGRVPKEMLKKSEIRLMATAGMRLLDVSVQEEILEVTRGVLRSSGFKFQDEWASVISGFDEGMYAWVVANYALGSLGGDPLHTTGIVELGGASAQVTFVSSETAPPGFSRTISYGGVSYKIYSHSFLHYGQDEAQEEILKSLQNSDGIVTDPCTPKGYVYDNNSVLAAGNYSACRSVTLAKLQDGKENCAFEQCSIGSTFTPDLQGKFLATENFYHTSKFFGLDEKDWLSEMIKAGKSFCGEEWSKLKEKYPTTKEKYLDGYCFSSAYIISMLHDSLGFALDDERIEFANKAGEKGIALDWALGAFILNTDTTISAYNGRSRKMLG, from the exons atgaaaccgGAGATTGAGGAGGATACTCTCAAGGTTCAGATGATACCTGTCCACCGCAAATCTTCGACGACCTACGTTTTCACCACTAAGTCCGAGTCAAAGCCCACGAAACCGATTCTCCTGCTAGTCCTCGGCCTATTCCTTTCCATCGCCATCACGCTGGCGTTTCTCTTTGTTCTCTACATGATTCTCTTCTCCGGATGGAATCCGAGAAGCTCGTTCCGTTACAGCGTAGTCATCGACGCCGGAAGCTCCGGGTCACGAGCTCATGTGTTCCGCTACTGGCTCGAATCCGGTAAACCGGTTTTCGACTTCGGTGAGGAGAACTACGCTAGCTTGAAGCTGAGTCCTGGTTTGTCTTCGTACGCTGATAACCCGCAAGGAGCGAGCGTCTCCGTGGCGGAGCTTGTGGAGTTCGCTAAAGGGAGAGTTCCTAAAGAGATGTTGAAGAAGAGTGAGATTAGGTTGATGGCTACGGCTGGGATGAGATTGCTTGATGTTAGTGTTCAGGAAGAGATTCTTGAAGTTACGAGAGGAGTTCTTAGATCTTCTGGGTTTAAGTTTCAAGACGAATGGGCTTCGGTTATCTCCG GATTTGATGAAGGGATGTATGCTTGGGTGGTTGCGAACTATGCACTTGGTTCTCTTGGAGGAGACCCGTTACATACAACGGGGATTGTTGAACTCGGTGGGGCTTCTGCTCAG GTGACATTTGTGTCAAGTGAGACTGCACCTCCTGGGTTCTCTCGTACGATATCCTATGGAGGTGTTTCTTACAAAATCTACAGTCACAGCTTCCTCCACTATGGACAG GATGAAGCACAGGAAGAGATATTGAAATCACTCCAGAACTCTG ATGGAATAGTTACTGATCCTTGTACTCCTAAAGGATACGTTTACGACAACAACTCAGTTCTAGCTGCTGGTAATTACTCAGCATGCCGATCGGTTACATTGGCAAAGTTGCAAGACGGAAAGG AGAATTGTGCTTTTGAGCAATGTTCTATTGGTTCAACATTCACACCTGATCTTCAAGGAAAGTTTTTAGCTACAGAAAATTTCTACCACACCTCCAAG TTCTTTGGGTTGGACGAGAAGGATTGGCTGTCTGAAATGATTAAAGCTGGAAAGAGTTTCTGTGGAGAAGAATGGTCGAAGTTGAAAGAGAAATACCCAACaactaaagaaaaatatttggatgGATATTGCTTCTCATCTGCATATATCATCTCAATGCTTCACGACAgccttggttttgctcttgatGATGAAAG AATTGAGTTTGCAAATAAAGCAGGAGAAAAAGGAATTGCACTAGATTGGGCACTGGGAGCGTTTATACTAAACACTGACACAACCATTTCTGCTTACAATGGTAGATCTAGAAAAATGCTTGGCT